The following proteins are co-located in the Nitrospinota bacterium genome:
- a CDS encoding spermine synthase, which yields MTSFPSFRISWVAYACLFASGAASLVYELIWFRHLALVFGASLYALSAVLCAFMTGLAGGAWFMGRVLSNNPASLEPDKLIRIYGLLEGLIGLYALSFPLGLDLLGKLYPLILPATGQVDLSVHLLEFLLSTLLMLPATLLMGATLPLVGCWATGNQTDKIFSKISLLYGVNTFGAVCGCLFTQFFAIRLLGVQGATWFAILLNVMVFMLCYGKPRAFYVEETGSDQTQTKKRKKKKEVEEVSPAIGLLVLVMFAYSGMASLSSEILWTRILVFPMGSTLYSFALILATFLLGIALGSLAANKLVGSSCRVLKFVGIELAIGIFCIAILPVLANLTEWTAIADKYFYSLDSSPGRIILIRSLFAFALMFLPTFGFGLLFPLANQIYSSRLQGVGKVLGNTYSINTVGAVAGTILTPFVFIPLWGIRLSLYGIYAVLILFGVYILAKDREFKPATMLMMLGSVLVVLILGKGFLVPGIDTQKAGKGNFARLEVNVPKDRIKLLDYKEGEYSTISVVEDKESRARTIYLDGFSTATVSSMFSGSTYMQAMGFVPMVLHPSPKRVLVIGFGTGNTLGTASMFPEAEVHGVEIDKNVLEFSKWFLKWNHDVLTRPNIKMFIQDGRSFLKWTEFTYDVIIMEPMSPLQAGVVNLYSREFYELALSRLKEDGLLLQWLPLHLVGPEDARSITHTFNGVFPEFSVWNSFLTRIVMLVGSRKPVTLDKEHFEDLMKNLEINEMAREMKVNSFLDFADFYITEGRQLSPYLKGAGEITDDSPLLEFSTVSLLPPLQWETDESFLNLLRPRLEQVPNVRGVSAREQEAFKRNYTIRTAQRFGLFSRRYKGPGEKFFASGNYFAGLEALGIYFESHDSPSIQLRDAQWND from the coding sequence ATGACAAGTTTCCCTTCATTCAGGATTTCATGGGTTGCCTATGCGTGCCTTTTTGCTTCTGGTGCGGCCAGCCTGGTTTATGAGTTGATCTGGTTTCGGCATCTGGCCCTGGTCTTTGGAGCCAGTTTGTATGCGCTCAGTGCTGTATTGTGCGCATTCATGACGGGTTTGGCCGGAGGTGCCTGGTTCATGGGGAGGGTGTTATCCAATAACCCTGCCAGTTTGGAACCGGATAAACTGATTCGTATTTATGGTCTGCTTGAGGGATTAATAGGTCTTTATGCATTGAGTTTTCCCCTCGGGCTTGACCTTCTGGGAAAATTATACCCCCTGATTTTACCGGCAACTGGACAGGTTGATTTATCGGTGCACCTGCTGGAGTTCTTGCTGAGTACGCTCCTGATGTTGCCCGCGACATTATTGATGGGGGCGACACTTCCCCTGGTAGGGTGCTGGGCGACTGGCAACCAGACGGATAAGATTTTTTCCAAAATATCATTACTGTATGGAGTCAATACATTCGGCGCGGTGTGTGGTTGTTTGTTCACCCAGTTTTTTGCGATTCGTCTTCTGGGAGTTCAGGGCGCGACCTGGTTTGCGATATTGCTCAATGTTATGGTTTTTATGCTGTGCTATGGCAAGCCTCGTGCTTTTTATGTGGAGGAAACTGGTTCTGATCAAACTCAAACTAAGAAAAGAAAGAAGAAAAAAGAAGTTGAAGAAGTCTCACCAGCCATAGGGCTTCTGGTTCTTGTCATGTTTGCTTATTCCGGCATGGCTTCCCTTTCAAGTGAGATATTGTGGACACGAATTCTTGTTTTCCCGATGGGAAGCACCCTGTATTCTTTCGCGCTTATCCTTGCCACATTTTTATTGGGAATAGCTTTGGGAAGCCTTGCGGCCAACAAGCTGGTGGGAAGTTCCTGCCGAGTTCTCAAATTTGTCGGTATTGAGCTTGCCATCGGTATTTTTTGCATAGCCATACTTCCTGTGTTGGCAAACCTGACAGAATGGACTGCTATTGCTGATAAATATTTTTACAGCCTGGACAGTTCTCCAGGGCGAATTATTTTGATCAGGTCTTTGTTTGCCTTTGCGCTCATGTTCCTCCCGACTTTTGGGTTCGGTCTGCTTTTTCCTTTAGCCAATCAAATCTATTCATCCCGACTTCAAGGCGTCGGGAAGGTTCTTGGCAATACCTATTCAATCAATACAGTTGGAGCAGTAGCGGGAACGATCTTGACCCCATTTGTTTTCATACCGCTATGGGGTATTCGCTTATCTTTGTATGGAATCTACGCAGTATTGATTTTGTTCGGGGTTTATATTCTGGCAAAAGACCGTGAGTTCAAGCCAGCTACCATGTTGATGATGTTGGGGTCGGTATTGGTTGTTTTGATATTGGGTAAAGGATTCCTGGTGCCGGGTATTGACACCCAAAAAGCCGGTAAGGGTAATTTTGCAAGGCTTGAAGTAAATGTTCCAAAAGACCGGATAAAGCTTCTGGATTATAAGGAAGGGGAATATTCCACTATCAGTGTTGTGGAAGATAAGGAAAGCCGCGCACGTACTATTTATCTGGATGGGTTCAGCACCGCCACAGTTTCCAGTATGTTTTCGGGCAGCACTTATATGCAGGCAATGGGGTTTGTGCCGATGGTGCTGCATCCTTCTCCAAAACGTGTTTTAGTGATTGGGTTTGGAACCGGCAACACCCTGGGGACTGCATCTATGTTTCCGGAGGCTGAGGTTCACGGCGTTGAAATTGATAAAAATGTGCTCGAGTTTTCGAAGTGGTTTTTAAAATGGAATCACGATGTTTTAACCCGTCCCAATATTAAAATGTTTATTCAAGATGGAAGAAGTTTCTTGAAATGGACGGAGTTCACTTATGATGTGATTATTATGGAACCCATGTCACCTTTGCAGGCCGGGGTGGTTAATTTGTATTCCAGGGAATTTTATGAGTTGGCTTTGAGCCGCTTAAAAGAAGACGGCTTGCTTCTTCAATGGTTGCCTTTACATCTGGTAGGACCGGAAGATGCGAGATCAATCACCCATACATTCAATGGGGTTTTTCCTGAGTTTTCGGTGTGGAACAGCTTTCTCACTCGTATAGTTATGCTGGTGGGAAGCCGCAAGCCAGTGACCCTGGATAAAGAACATTTTGAGGATTTGATGAAAAATTTGGAAATCAATGAAATGGCCCGGGAAATGAAGGTGAATTCCTTCCTGGATTTCGCTGATTTTTACATTACTGAGGGAAGGCAACTTTCGCCATATCTGAAAGGGGCTGGTGAAATCACGGATGATTCGCCTTTGCTTGAGTTTTCTACTGTTTCGCTCCTGCCCCCTTTGCAATGGGAAACAGATGAAAGCTTTTTAAACCTCCTCCGCCCCAGGTTGGAACAGGTTCCAAATGTGAGGGGTGTGTCTGCACGGGAAC